From Halapricum desulfuricans, a single genomic window includes:
- a CDS encoding HD domain-containing protein translates to MDDQDSDDAAAGRVYDPDADHAFPDERVNDVLGRIEDDPEIQALLSAQNVNPVARKRYNDHGPKHITIVRNRALCLYDLLKRGAVPFNGAADQGLAAADEGVIIALAATLHDIGHIVHRDEHPYYSIPLAADVLDRLLPELPYYDIEQRVRLKGEILHAILCHDTEEEPLTTEAGVVRVADALDMERGRSRIPYEHGGRGINTVSSQAIETVRLQEGADSVVLVEIEMNNAAGVYQVDNLLKAKLRGSGLEDDIRIVAVNTHQEGDRIVERIEL, encoded by the coding sequence ATGGACGACCAGGATTCGGATGACGCCGCGGCCGGGCGTGTCTACGACCCCGACGCGGATCACGCGTTCCCGGACGAGCGGGTCAACGACGTGCTCGGACGGATCGAGGACGACCCGGAGATTCAGGCGCTGCTGTCGGCGCAGAACGTCAATCCCGTGGCGCGAAAGCGGTACAACGATCACGGGCCGAAACACATCACTATCGTGCGAAACCGTGCGCTATGTCTCTACGACCTGCTCAAGCGCGGTGCCGTCCCGTTCAACGGGGCGGCCGATCAGGGCCTCGCTGCGGCCGACGAGGGGGTCATCATCGCGCTCGCGGCGACGCTGCACGACATCGGCCATATCGTCCACCGGGACGAGCACCCGTACTACTCGATACCGCTGGCTGCGGACGTGCTCGACCGGCTTCTCCCGGAACTTCCCTATTACGACATCGAGCAGCGGGTCAGACTCAAAGGCGAGATCCTGCATGCGATTCTCTGTCACGATACCGAAGAGGAGCCGCTCACGACCGAAGCTGGGGTCGTCAGGGTCGCCGACGCGCTCGATATGGAGCGAGGGCGCTCGCGGATCCCCTACGAGCACGGCGGTCGGGGGATCAATACAGTTTCCAGTCAGGCGATCGAAACGGTCCGTCTTCAGGAAGGCGCCGACAGCGTCGTCCTCGTCGAGATCGAGATGAACAACGCCGCCGGTGTCTATCAGGTCGACAACCTGCTCAAGGCGAAACTGCGCGGCTCGGGGCTGGAAGACGACATTCGAATCGTCGCGGTCAACACCCACCAGGAAGGCGATCGGATCGTCGAGCGGATCGAGCTGTAA
- a CDS encoding MinD/ParA family ATP-binding protein → MTEATVLTIGGAKGGAGKTVTAINVASALRSAGFSVALVDADLGTTNVADVLGLEIETSIHEVLAGEADTEEAIVTTDTGLDVLSGGDSIAYLTEADPAELRTVIDALSPEYDTVIVDTGTGLSHEVLVPFGLADGVALVSTPDDTSIVDTRKTAEVVEKVDGTLLGVVVNRVTDETDLDRVREQIELPLLELLPNDPGASKIEPVVMEASDTDLAEAYRQLATTLHRQTSSDE, encoded by the coding sequence GTGACCGAGGCAACTGTACTGACGATCGGTGGTGCGAAAGGGGGGGCTGGCAAGACCGTTACGGCGATCAACGTCGCGTCAGCGCTGCGATCGGCCGGCTTCTCGGTCGCGCTCGTGGACGCCGATCTCGGTACGACAAACGTCGCCGACGTGCTCGGACTCGAGATCGAGACCTCGATTCACGAGGTGTTGGCCGGGGAGGCCGACACCGAGGAAGCGATCGTGACCACCGACACCGGACTGGATGTCCTGTCCGGTGGCGACTCGATCGCGTACCTGACCGAGGCCGATCCGGCCGAACTGCGGACGGTGATCGACGCTCTCTCCCCCGAGTACGACACCGTAATCGTCGACACCGGGACCGGTCTGAGCCACGAGGTCCTGGTTCCGTTCGGACTCGCGGACGGTGTCGCCCTCGTCTCGACACCGGACGACACGTCGATCGTCGATACGCGCAAGACTGCCGAAGTCGTCGAGAAGGTCGATGGAACGTTGTTGGGCGTCGTCGTCAACCGTGTGACCGACGAGACTGACCTCGATCGCGTCCGCGAACAGATCGAACTGCCGCTGCTGGAGCTGCTGCCTAACGATCCGGGTGCCAGCAAGATCGAACCGGTCGTGATGGAGGCGTCCGACACCGACCTCGCCGAGGCCTACCGACAACTCGCGACGACGCTCCACCGACAGACCTCAAGCGACGAGTGA
- the pyrF gene encoding orotidine-5'-phosphate decarboxylase: MTFFDRLAERIATVDSVVSVGLDPDPDRLPEHVADADLPRFQFNRRIIDATHEHAACYKPNAAFYEGADGWAALAETIAYAHGKGVPVLLDAKRGDIGNTARQYADTLDPDGLDADAITVNPYMGRDSLEPFLQREDKGVFVLCRTSNPGGADLQDLELSSGEPLYERVAALADLWNANGNVGLVVGATNPDELESIREIVPDVPFLVPGVGAQGGDAEAAVEHGLTARWSDADDAPGVGLVNSSRGIIFAGEEARGGADAYFGAAGQAARQLAERLNEYR; this comes from the coding sequence ATGACGTTCTTCGACAGACTGGCCGAGCGCATCGCGACCGTCGACAGCGTCGTCTCGGTGGGGCTGGATCCGGATCCGGATCGCCTCCCCGAACACGTCGCCGACGCCGACCTGCCGCGCTTCCAGTTCAACCGTCGCATCATCGACGCGACCCACGAGCACGCCGCCTGTTACAAGCCCAACGCGGCCTTCTACGAGGGTGCGGACGGCTGGGCTGCGCTTGCGGAGACGATCGCCTACGCTCACGGCAAGGGCGTGCCAGTCCTGCTAGACGCAAAACGCGGCGATATCGGGAACACGGCCCGCCAGTACGCCGACACCCTCGACCCGGACGGGCTGGACGCCGACGCGATCACCGTCAACCCGTACATGGGTCGCGATTCCCTGGAGCCGTTCCTCCAGCGCGAAGACAAGGGCGTGTTCGTCCTCTGTCGGACTTCCAACCCCGGCGGCGCGGATCTGCAGGACCTGGAACTGTCCTCGGGCGAGCCGCTGTACGAGCGCGTCGCCGCGCTCGCGGACCTCTGGAACGCGAACGGCAACGTCGGCCTCGTCGTCGGCGCGACCAACCCCGACGAACTCGAATCGATCCGCGAGATCGTTCCCGACGTCCCGTTTCTCGTGCCCGGCGTCGGCGCACAGGGCGGGGACGCCGAAGCGGCCGTCGAGCACGGGCTGACGGCGCGGTGGTCCGACGCGGACGACGCGCCGGGCGTCGGGCTGGTCAACTCCTCGCGCGGTATCATCTTCGCCGGCGAGGAGGCCCGCGGCGGCGCAGACGCCTATTTCGGCGCGGCCGGACAGGCGGCCCGACAGCTCGCCGAGCGACTTAACGAATATCGGTAA
- a CDS encoding class I SAM-dependent methyltransferase: protein MERLYTDYPELYDAIQSEWDYNRDCAFVRELHDRDPDDLALLEIGCGTGEHTRRFAEAGYDVTAIDPNEGMLARAREKADVEYHAVGVPGIPVDREFDLVVAIRGVINHLPPEQLGPAIEDMVAHLSGDGVLVFDNSPLPPEGNEVAIDIGETDAGTYARLVQMNPDGGRLAWDQLVVTPDGEVCADTRPMTPFEDIDIAAALSEYGLEIEPIDGYGPSDDRTVFVCTPG from the coding sequence ATGGAGCGGCTGTACACCGACTACCCCGAACTCTACGACGCGATCCAGTCGGAGTGGGACTACAATCGCGACTGCGCGTTCGTCCGGGAACTGCACGACCGGGATCCCGACGACCTGGCCCTGCTGGAGATTGGCTGTGGCACCGGCGAGCACACCCGACGGTTCGCCGAGGCCGGCTACGACGTGACCGCGATCGATCCGAACGAGGGGATGCTCGCCCGCGCCCGGGAGAAGGCCGACGTCGAGTATCACGCGGTCGGCGTCCCCGGCATCCCTGTCGACCGGGAGTTCGATCTCGTCGTCGCGATCCGCGGCGTGATCAACCATTTGCCTCCCGAACAACTGGGGCCGGCAATCGAGGATATGGTCGCGCACCTCTCCGGGGACGGCGTCCTCGTGTTCGACAACTCGCCGCTGCCGCCGGAGGGCAACGAAGTCGCGATCGATATCGGTGAGACCGACGCCGGAACGTACGCCCGCCTCGTTCAGATGAACCCCGACGGCGGCCGGCTTGCCTGGGATCAGCTCGTGGTCACGCCCGACGGCGAGGTCTGTGCCGACACGCGGCCGATGACTCCTTTCGAAGATATTGACATTGCAGCGGCACTGTCGGAATACGGCCTCGAAATCGAACCGATTGACGGGTACGGGCCGAGCGACGATCGGACCGTCTTCGTCTGCACGCCGGGTTGA
- a CDS encoding J domain-containing protein has protein sequence MDESRLLVGLAAAFGGMAVLLAVLGVVYNPLVLAVAAVFGVVAYLLWIHGTGRLATRLYARVQRQAERNAGRGRRRTGGRGGFGAGPREDWEPPGGRDRWRQAGNSGQRRRADPSQRDPRGRRARAPSSRDGPTAAEAYRTLGVEPDAEQETIKRAYREKVKAVHPDTEDGDEAQFKRVKAAYERLSGE, from the coding sequence GTGGACGAATCACGCCTGCTGGTCGGCCTCGCCGCGGCGTTCGGCGGGATGGCGGTCCTGCTCGCGGTCCTCGGGGTTGTCTACAACCCGCTCGTGCTCGCGGTCGCGGCAGTGTTCGGTGTCGTGGCCTACCTCCTCTGGATTCACGGTACGGGTCGGCTGGCTACCCGTCTCTATGCGCGCGTCCAGCGCCAGGCCGAACGGAACGCGGGTCGCGGCCGCCGTCGAACCGGTGGGCGCGGGGGATTCGGAGCCGGACCTCGCGAGGACTGGGAGCCGCCGGGCGGTCGCGACCGGTGGCGCCAGGCCGGCAATTCCGGCCAGCGCCGCCGGGCTGACCCCAGCCAACGCGATCCCCGCGGCCGCCGGGCTCGCGCCCCGTCTAGTCGCGACGGTCCGACAGCCGCCGAGGCCTACCGCACGCTCGGCGTCGAACCCGACGCCGAGCAGGAGACGATCAAACGGGCCTACCGGGAGAAGGTCAAAGCTGTGCATCCGGACACCGAGGACGGCGACGAGGCGCAGTTCAAGCGCGTCAAGGCCGCATACGAGCGCCTCTCGGGCGAATAG
- a CDS encoding phosphoglycolate phosphatase has protein sequence MTDVPPLAVDIDGTLTDGQGAIDHRTLPVLREWPAPVVVATGKSLPYPIGLCHFVGIEGRVIAENGGVVALAETDTLRFEGDREAAAAVADAYVEAGYSLGWREIDFVNRWRETEIAVARDQPLAPLESIAAEHGLEVVDTGYAYHVKSPDVSKGRGLEVVAGELGVDPEAFLAVGDSENDVSTFDVAGEAVAVANADDAALAAADRVTDSNYADGFLEAIGADSR, from the coding sequence ATGACGGACGTGCCGCCGCTCGCGGTCGATATCGACGGAACGCTGACTGACGGCCAGGGTGCGATCGACCACCGGACGTTGCCAGTGCTACGGGAGTGGCCAGCACCGGTCGTCGTCGCGACGGGCAAGTCTCTGCCGTATCCGATCGGTCTCTGTCACTTCGTCGGAATCGAGGGCCGGGTCATCGCAGAGAACGGTGGAGTCGTCGCCCTCGCCGAGACCGACACGCTCCGATTCGAGGGCGATCGCGAGGCTGCGGCGGCAGTCGCCGACGCGTACGTCGAGGCCGGGTACAGTCTGGGGTGGCGAGAAATAGATTTCGTCAATCGGTGGCGCGAGACCGAAATCGCCGTCGCCCGTGACCAACCGCTGGCACCGCTCGAGTCGATCGCCGCCGAACACGGTCTGGAAGTCGTCGACACCGGCTACGCCTACCACGTGAAATCCCCGGACGTGAGCAAGGGCCGGGGGCTCGAAGTCGTCGCCGGCGAACTCGGCGTCGATCCGGAAGCGTTTCTGGCGGTCGGTGACTCCGAGAACGACGTCTCGACGTTCGACGTTGCGGGTGAGGCCGTCGCGGTCGCGAACGCCGACGATGCGGCGCTCGCGGCGGCCGATCGGGTGACTGACAGCAACTACGCCGACGGCTTCCTGGAAGCGATCGGAGCCGACTCGCGCTGA
- a CDS encoding GTPBP1 family GTP-binding protein, with translation MSADRAALERALERGEQEGGNVEFKERLSEDLHATEGRFESLAAQLRHRVLSGDGEATYVVGVTDDGGLAGIEPETFSESMDVLSLLAEEADAHIADVQTWSVDRGGIVGVATIREGTRLADDEHIVVGTAGHVDHGKSTLVGSLVTGQADDGQGGTRSYLDVRPHEIERGLSADLSYGVYGFDEDGPVRMDNPDRKSDRARVVEEADRLVSFVDTVGHEPWLRTTIRGIVGQKLDYGLLTVAADDGPTKTTREHLGILLATELPTIVAITKVDLVGDERVDEVEREVERLLRDAEKTPLPVARHGVDAAVEEISETVVPVLRTSAVEGTGLGALDELFERLPKTETAADGDFEMYIDRTYKVSGVGAVASGTIHSGRVEAGDELLLGPMADGSFREVEARSIEMHYHRVDEAEAGRIVGIALKGVREADVERGMVLLPREADPTPVREFEAEVMVLNHPTRIGDGYEPVVHLETVSEAAAFYPEGGQLLPGDTGRARVRFKFRPYCIEEGQRFVFREGRSKGVGTVTEVTGPE, from the coding sequence ATGAGCGCGGACCGGGCCGCCCTCGAGCGCGCACTCGAACGCGGGGAACAGGAAGGGGGGAACGTCGAGTTCAAGGAGCGACTCAGCGAGGACCTCCACGCGACGGAGGGACGCTTCGAGAGCCTCGCGGCGCAGTTGCGCCACCGCGTCCTGAGCGGCGACGGCGAGGCGACGTACGTCGTCGGCGTCACCGACGACGGCGGGCTCGCCGGGATCGAACCCGAGACGTTCTCCGAGTCGATGGACGTGCTCTCACTGTTGGCCGAGGAGGCCGACGCGCACATCGCCGATGTCCAGACCTGGAGCGTCGACCGCGGCGGGATCGTCGGCGTCGCGACGATCAGAGAGGGGACGCGACTGGCCGACGACGAGCACATCGTTGTCGGGACGGCGGGCCACGTCGATCACGGCAAATCGACGCTCGTCGGGTCGCTGGTGACCGGTCAGGCCGACGACGGGCAGGGCGGGACCCGCTCGTATCTCGACGTCCGCCCCCACGAGATCGAGCGGGGCCTCTCGGCGGACCTCTCCTACGGCGTCTACGGCTTCGACGAGGACGGGCCGGTCAGGATGGACAACCCCGACCGGAAGTCGGATCGCGCTCGCGTAGTCGAAGAGGCCGACCGACTCGTCTCGTTCGTCGACACCGTCGGCCACGAACCGTGGCTGCGGACGACCATCCGCGGGATCGTCGGCCAGAAACTCGATTACGGATTGTTGACGGTCGCGGCCGACGACGGCCCGACGAAGACGACCCGAGAGCATCTCGGGATCCTGCTGGCGACCGAACTGCCGACGATCGTCGCGATCACCAAGGTCGATCTCGTCGGGGACGAACGCGTCGACGAGGTCGAACGCGAGGTCGAGCGACTGCTCCGTGACGCCGAGAAGACGCCGCTCCCGGTCGCCCGCCACGGGGTCGACGCGGCGGTCGAGGAGATCTCCGAGACGGTCGTGCCGGTCCTGCGGACCTCGGCAGTCGAGGGCACCGGATTGGGGGCGCTCGACGAACTGTTCGAGCGACTGCCGAAGACCGAGACCGCCGCCGACGGCGACTTCGAGATGTACATCGACCGGACCTACAAGGTCAGCGGCGTCGGTGCGGTCGCCTCGGGGACGATCCACTCCGGACGCGTCGAGGCCGGCGACGAACTCCTGCTCGGGCCGATGGCCGACGGCTCTTTCCGGGAAGTCGAGGCCCGCTCGATCGAGATGCACTACCACCGCGTCGACGAGGCCGAGGCCGGCCGGATCGTCGGGATCGCGCTCAAGGGCGTCCGCGAGGCCGATGTCGAGCGCGGGATGGTCCTCCTCCCTCGAGAAGCCGATCCGACGCCGGTTCGGGAGTTCGAGGCCGAGGTGATGGTCCTGAACCATCCGACGCGGATCGGCGACGGCTACGAGCCGGTCGTCCACCTCGAAACCGTCAGCGAGGCGGCCGCGTTCTACCCCGAGGGCGGACAGCTGTTGCCCGGCGACACCGGACGTGCACGTGTTCGATTCAAGTTCCGCCCGTACTGCATCGAGGAAGGACAGCGGTTCGTGTTCCGTGAGGGCCGCTCGAAGGGCGTCGGCACCGTCACCGAGGTCACTGGTCCGGAGTGA
- a CDS encoding type 1 glutamine amidotransferase has translation MVEFALLDASVGDTPVRRNFRRELPGDVTVFEVSEGELPSEPDRFSLDGAIISGSQCSTYDDQPWIADTENWARVAHDAGIPMLGICWGHQLLAEALGGRVADMGELELGYRTIRRVGASQLFNGVSRTFTAFETHTDAVVELPEDARVTARNDTGIQGFQFGRTYGVQFHPEYDMEAARWVIEGKDIPEEDRRAVLETVTEDSHAAAAQARLVFENFRRVAAGERGCRIGPVTPDQ, from the coding sequence ATGGTCGAATTCGCGCTGCTCGACGCCTCGGTCGGAGACACGCCAGTGCGACGGAACTTCCGGCGGGAGCTCCCGGGCGACGTGACGGTCTTCGAGGTCAGTGAAGGTGAGCTGCCCTCAGAACCCGACAGATTCTCCCTCGACGGCGCGATCATCAGCGGTTCGCAGTGTTCGACCTACGACGACCAGCCGTGGATAGCCGACACGGAAAATTGGGCACGGGTGGCCCACGACGCCGGGATCCCGATGCTCGGGATCTGCTGGGGCCACCAGTTGCTCGCGGAAGCGCTGGGCGGACGGGTCGCCGACATGGGCGAGCTCGAACTCGGCTACCGGACTATCCGGCGCGTCGGCGCGTCGCAGCTGTTCAACGGCGTCTCACGGACGTTCACCGCCTTCGAGACGCACACAGACGCCGTCGTCGAGCTTCCCGAAGACGCCCGCGTGACCGCGCGCAACGACACGGGGATCCAGGGGTTCCAGTTCGGGCGGACCTACGGGGTGCAGTTCCACCCTGAATACGACATGGAAGCCGCCCGATGGGTCATCGAGGGCAAAGATATCCCCGAGGAAGACAGACGAGCGGTACTCGAGACCGTCACCGAGGACAGCCACGCCGCGGCCGCACAGGCGCGGCTGGTCTTCGAGAACTTCCGTCGGGTCGCCGCCGGCGAACGAGGCTGCCGGATCGGTCCAGTCACTCCGGACCAGTGA
- a CDS encoding GNAT family N-acetyltransferase has product MPAPRIRQARADDRDDVVAFTRETWSDRDVDDYIPRVFEEWIEADGPEQRTVVAEIDGTAVGICQGVVLSEHEAWLQGMRVDPDHRGAGVALSMMEALLAWARKQGASVARDMVFSWNDGGLGLSRAAGFGAATEGRWAQPAPDPSASPDLELFDDPDAAWGHWQRSDARDLLSGLGVDPDEPWSLSEITRERFRSGCERVIALGDEAGTRATTARIRRREREVEGGGTETWAVYGHSSWDSPDAARALFDAIAADAADLGVDHTRVLIPETCRHVSEAAAADGRISDEPFFVLEADLTGPP; this is encoded by the coding sequence ATGCCAGCGCCGCGTATCCGCCAGGCCCGAGCGGACGATCGCGACGACGTCGTCGCGTTCACCCGAGAGACGTGGTCCGATCGGGATGTCGATGACTACATCCCACGCGTCTTCGAGGAATGGATCGAGGCCGACGGACCGGAGCAACGCACCGTCGTCGCGGAGATCGACGGGACCGCTGTTGGAATCTGCCAGGGGGTCGTCCTCTCCGAGCACGAGGCCTGGTTGCAGGGGATGCGCGTCGACCCCGACCACCGCGGAGCGGGGGTCGCGCTGTCGATGATGGAAGCCCTGCTCGCGTGGGCGCGCAAGCAGGGCGCATCGGTCGCACGCGACATGGTCTTCTCCTGGAACGACGGCGGTCTCGGTCTGTCTCGGGCCGCCGGGTTCGGAGCGGCGACGGAAGGCCGGTGGGCCCAACCCGCCCCGGACCCGAGCGCCAGCCCGGACCTGGAGCTATTCGACGACCCCGACGCGGCCTGGGGCCACTGGCAGCGCAGCGACGCCCGCGATCTGCTGTCCGGACTCGGCGTCGATCCCGACGAACCCTGGTCGCTTTCGGAGATCACTCGCGAGCGCTTTCGGAGTGGGTGTGAACGCGTCATTGCGCTCGGAGACGAGGCCGGCACGAGAGCGACGACCGCGCGAATCCGTCGACGCGAGCGCGAGGTCGAGGGAGGCGGTACCGAGACGTGGGCCGTCTACGGCCACAGTTCGTGGGACAGCCCCGACGCCGCCCGGGCGCTGTTCGACGCCATCGCCGCCGACGCCGCCGATCTCGGGGTCGATCACACCCGCGTCCTGATTCCGGAGACCTGCCGGCACGTCTCGGAAGCCGCAGCAGCGGACGGACGGATCTCCGACGAGCCGTTTTTCGTCCTCGAAGCGGACCTGACGGGACCACCCTAG
- a CDS encoding protein translocase SEC61 complex subunit gamma codes for MHVPTELSSYIRVLKLASTPSWEEFSQVAKIAGAGILLVGLLGFVIFAFMSFVPGGP; via the coding sequence ATGCACGTCCCGACAGAGCTCTCGTCATACATCCGCGTCCTCAAACTGGCGAGTACGCCGTCCTGGGAGGAGTTCTCGCAGGTGGCCAAGATCGCCGGGGCCGGGATTCTCCTGGTCGGATTGCTCGGATTCGTGATCTTCGCGTTCATGTCGTTCGTTCCGGGTGGTCCCTGA
- a CDS encoding transcription elongation factor Spt5, protein MGIYAVKTTASQERTVADMIITREEDEIHAALAPDSLTSYVMVEADDASVFERILDEIPHANGVVQGESSITEVEHFLSPKPDVEGIAEGDIVELIAGPFKGEKAQVQRIDEGKDQVTVELYEATVPIPVTVRGDQIRVLDSEER, encoded by the coding sequence ATGGGGATCTACGCCGTCAAGACCACGGCCAGCCAGGAGCGGACCGTCGCGGACATGATCATCACCCGCGAGGAAGACGAGATCCATGCCGCGCTCGCGCCGGACTCACTGACGAGTTACGTGATGGTCGAGGCCGACGACGCCTCGGTCTTCGAGCGCATCCTTGATGAGATTCCCCACGCCAACGGCGTCGTCCAGGGCGAGTCCTCGATCACGGAGGTCGAGCACTTCCTCTCGCCGAAACCCGATGTCGAGGGAATCGCGGAGGGCGACATCGTCGAACTCATCGCCGGCCCGTTCAAGGGCGAGAAGGCTCAGGTCCAGCGCATCGACGAGGGCAAAGACCAGGTGACCGTCGAACTGTACGAGGCGACGGTCCCGATCCCAGTCACAGTACGGGGCGACCAGATCCGCGTGCTCGACTCTGAAGAGCGATAA
- a CDS encoding DUF7124 domain-containing protein: MSADSNTDTGELTLAFSLSAIEWLGDPNAVFEDAQSWSRYIGLIDDDTERIERIVAEHDLRQDFDLEDRDRWLTLEEIREATPTPRHVYVGASDDDMRVSTMFDWEYVRVTEAAEKAGWTVSEPSEPGLVARLLTVVRSVIE; encoded by the coding sequence ATGAGCGCTGATAGCAACACTGACACGGGTGAGTTGACACTCGCGTTCTCGCTGTCGGCCATCGAGTGGCTTGGGGACCCGAACGCGGTATTCGAGGACGCACAGAGCTGGAGTCGATACATCGGTCTGATCGACGACGACACCGAACGGATCGAGCGAATCGTTGCGGAACACGATCTCCGGCAGGATTTCGACCTGGAGGATCGGGACAGGTGGCTCACCCTCGAAGAAATACGCGAGGCGACGCCGACGCCACGGCACGTCTACGTCGGAGCGAGCGACGACGATATGCGAGTCTCGACCATGTTCGACTGGGAGTACGTCCGCGTCACCGAGGCAGCCGAGAAAGCCGGTTGGACGGTCTCCGAGCCGTCCGAGCCGGGACTCGTCGCTCGGCTCCTGACAGTCGTTCGAAGCGTGATCGAGTGA
- a CDS encoding Gfo/Idh/MocA family protein codes for MTLSIGMLGYRFMGRAHANALARLPMFFPDAPAVERDVLIGRDESALSEAADRLGFTRIATDWRDAIDEVDAFYNLGPNHLHAEPSIAALEAGVPVLCEKPLAADDAAAERMARAAAGADVPTATAFNYRYVPAIQYAKRLLDADELGEIHHFYGRYLQDWLVDPDAPWSWRLDADLAGSGALGDLGAHTIDLARYLVGDIAEVSGQLQTFVDERPAPDGDGTREVTVDDAYSAQVTFESGAVGTLEASRFATGHKNDHTIEIHGSKGSLRFGLERLNELEVKFEDDRGYQRVLVTDEDDPYGDRWWPPGHVLGWEHTFVHENYEFLTAVAEGEEYRPNFADGAAVQRVLAAVEKSDERGERLKVE; via the coding sequence ATGACGCTCTCGATCGGGATGCTCGGCTATCGGTTCATGGGTCGGGCCCACGCGAACGCCCTCGCTCGATTGCCGATGTTCTTTCCGGACGCGCCGGCTGTCGAACGGGACGTACTCATCGGACGGGACGAATCCGCCCTGTCGGAGGCGGCCGACAGACTCGGGTTCACACGGATCGCGACCGACTGGCGAGACGCCATCGACGAGGTAGACGCCTTCTACAATCTCGGGCCGAACCACCTCCACGCCGAGCCGTCGATCGCGGCGCTCGAAGCCGGTGTACCCGTCCTCTGTGAGAAGCCACTCGCGGCCGACGACGCGGCCGCCGAACGGATGGCACGAGCAGCCGCCGGTGCTGACGTCCCGACAGCGACGGCGTTCAACTACCGGTATGTCCCGGCGATCCAGTACGCGAAGCGATTGCTCGATGCCGACGAACTCGGCGAGATTCACCACTTTTACGGGCGCTACCTCCAGGACTGGTTGGTCGATCCCGACGCGCCCTGGAGCTGGCGACTCGACGCCGACCTCGCCGGTAGCGGCGCGCTCGGCGACCTCGGCGCGCATACGATCGATCTCGCGCGATATCTCGTCGGCGACATCGCCGAGGTCAGCGGGCAGTTACAGACGTTCGTCGACGAGCGGCCGGCGCCGGACGGCGACGGCACGCGTGAGGTGACCGTCGACGACGCCTACAGCGCGCAGGTGACCTTCGAGAGCGGCGCCGTCGGGACGCTCGAAGCTTCGCGGTTTGCGACCGGCCACAAGAACGACCACACGATCGAGATCCACGGTTCGAAGGGGAGTCTGCGATTCGGCCTCGAGCGGCTGAACGAACTCGAAGTGAAATTCGAGGACGACCGCGGCTACCAGCGCGTACTCGTGACCGACGAGGACGATCCCTACGGCGACCGGTGGTGGCCACCAGGACACGTTCTCGGGTGGGAACACACCTTCGTCCACGAGAACTACGAATTCCTGACTGCCGTCGCAGAAGGAGAGGAGTACCGGCCGAACTTCGCCGACGGCGCGGCCGTCCAGCGCGTGTTGGCAGCGGTCGAGAAAAGCGACGAGCGCGGTGAGCGCCTGAAAGTTGAATGA